A portion of the Pseudomonas sp. PSE14 genome contains these proteins:
- a CDS encoding LysR substrate-binding domain-containing protein: protein MHRWEGLDEFVAVAETGQFTAAAERLGVSSSHVSRQVARLEERLQTRLLYRNTRKVTLSEAGQTFLQHCRRLQDAREEALRAVSDLSAEPKGLLRMTCAVAYGERFVVPLVNEFMAQFPQLRVEIELSNRQLDLLHEGFDLAIRLGRLSDSRLVATRLAPRVMYLCATPEYLARHGSPQSVAELAQHNCLVGSSDQWSFLEDGRETQHRVQGNWRCNSGQAVLDAVLRGFGLCQLPDYYVLEHLRSGRLLSLLEAHQPPNTGVWALYPQQRHLSPKVRQLVDHLKDGLQHLQPSPLP, encoded by the coding sequence ATGCACCGCTGGGAAGGACTGGACGAATTCGTCGCCGTCGCCGAAACCGGCCAATTCACCGCCGCCGCCGAACGCCTGGGCGTGTCGTCGTCCCATGTCAGCCGTCAGGTGGCGCGACTGGAAGAACGCCTGCAGACCCGCCTGCTCTACCGCAATACCCGCAAGGTCACCCTGAGCGAGGCCGGGCAGACCTTCCTGCAACATTGCCGCCGTTTGCAGGATGCCCGCGAGGAAGCGCTGCGCGCGGTCAGCGACCTCTCCGCCGAGCCCAAGGGCCTGCTGCGCATGACCTGCGCGGTGGCCTATGGCGAACGCTTCGTGGTGCCGCTGGTGAACGAGTTCATGGCGCAGTTTCCGCAACTGCGGGTGGAGATCGAGCTGTCCAACCGCCAGCTCGACCTGCTGCACGAAGGTTTCGACCTGGCGATTCGCCTGGGACGCCTGAGCGACTCGCGGCTGGTGGCGACCCGCCTGGCGCCGAGGGTGATGTACCTGTGCGCCACCCCGGAATACCTGGCGCGCCACGGCTCGCCGCAGAGCGTCGCGGAACTGGCGCAGCACAATTGTCTGGTGGGCAGCAGCGACCAGTGGAGCTTCCTCGAGGATGGCCGGGAAACCCAGCACCGGGTGCAGGGCAACTGGCGCTGCAACAGCGGCCAGGCGGTGCTCGATGCGGTGCTGCGCGGCTTCGGCCTGTGCCAGCTGCCGGACTACTACGTACTGGAACATCTGCGCAGCGGCCGCCTGCTGTCCCTGCTGGAAGCACACCAGCCGCCGAATACCGGAGTCTGGGCACTTTATCCACAGCAGCGGCACCTGTCGCCCAAGGTCCGGCAACTGGTGGATCATCTGAAGGACGGTTTGCAGCACCTGCAGCCGTCCCCGTTGCCCTGA
- the yedE gene encoding selenium metabolism membrane protein YedE/FdhT: MSALSSFRERYLLRFWSPLPTLIALGVASAYYFAMTGTFWAVTGEFTRWGGHVLSWFGLQPQEWSYFKIIGLQGTPLDRIDGVMIIGMFLGALVCALWAGNVSLRWPTSKRRLLQGLIGGVIAGFGARLAMGCNLAAFFTGIPMFSVHAWAFMFSTVIGAWFGVKISLLPFLRIPLKVGGKAAALPSAEALARRAKLQWRLGLAVLAIAALFAAWRFEVSLVLGMACLFGLLFGGLIERAQICFTSAARDLWTTGRTQAALGILLGMAAACVGTFAAIHNGLPPKIFWMGPNAVIGGVLFGIGIVLAGGCETGWMYRSMEGQVHFWVVGVGNVIGGTLVAVFWDQLGTSLALPYPKLNLLQAFGPGGGLLVTFAGLALCMLLVQLNAQRFTRKRKVSNAQNQDADAVA, translated from the coding sequence ATGTCAGCCCTTTCTTCCTTCCGTGAGCGCTATCTCCTGCGCTTCTGGTCGCCACTGCCGACGCTGATCGCCCTCGGCGTCGCGTCCGCCTATTACTTCGCCATGACCGGCACCTTCTGGGCCGTCACCGGCGAGTTCACCCGCTGGGGCGGCCATGTACTGTCCTGGTTCGGACTCCAGCCACAGGAGTGGAGCTACTTCAAGATCATCGGCCTGCAGGGTACGCCGCTGGATCGCATCGATGGCGTGATGATCATCGGCATGTTCCTCGGCGCTCTGGTCTGCGCGCTCTGGGCCGGCAACGTCAGCCTGCGCTGGCCGACCAGCAAGCGGCGCCTGCTGCAGGGTCTGATCGGCGGGGTGATCGCCGGCTTTGGCGCGCGCCTGGCGATGGGCTGCAACCTGGCGGCCTTCTTCACCGGCATTCCGATGTTCTCGGTGCACGCCTGGGCCTTCATGTTCTCCACCGTGATCGGCGCCTGGTTCGGGGTGAAGATCAGCCTGCTGCCTTTCCTGCGCATTCCGCTGAAAGTCGGCGGCAAGGCCGCGGCACTGCCAAGCGCCGAAGCCCTGGCCCGCCGCGCCAAACTGCAATGGCGCCTTGGACTGGCCGTGCTGGCGATCGCCGCGCTGTTCGCTGCCTGGCGCTTCGAAGTTTCCCTGGTGCTGGGCATGGCCTGCCTGTTCGGCCTGTTGTTCGGTGGCCTGATCGAGCGCGCGCAGATCTGCTTTACCAGCGCCGCCCGCGATCTCTGGACCACCGGTCGCACCCAGGCGGCGCTGGGCATCCTGCTGGGCATGGCGGCCGCCTGCGTCGGCACCTTCGCCGCGATCCACAATGGCCTGCCGCCGAAGATCTTCTGGATGGGCCCGAACGCCGTGATCGGTGGCGTGCTGTTCGGCATCGGCATCGTGCTGGCCGGCGGCTGCGAGACCGGCTGGATGTATCGCTCGATGGAAGGCCAAGTGCACTTCTGGGTGGTCGGCGTCGGCAACGTGATCGGCGGTACGCTGGTCGCGGTGTTCTGGGACCAGTTGGGCACCAGCCTCGCCCTGCCTTATCCCAAGCTCAACCTGCTGCAGGCGTTCGGTCCCGGTGGCGGCTTGCTGGTTACCTTCGCAGGCCTTGCCCTGTGCATGCTGCTGGTGCAGCTCAACGCCCAACGATTTACCCGAAAACGGAAAGTCTCCAATGCCCAAAACCAAGACGCCGACGCTGTCGCTTGA
- the yedF gene encoding sulfurtransferase-like selenium metabolism protein YedF — MPKTKTPTLSLDLRGEHCPYNAIATLETLETLKPGDLLEVITDCSQSVHGIPEDTQRHGYHCLAVEQHGALFRFLIEVPLLG; from the coding sequence ATGCCCAAAACCAAGACGCCGACGCTGTCGCTTGATCTGCGCGGCGAACACTGCCCGTACAACGCCATCGCCACCCTGGAAACCCTGGAGACGCTCAAGCCGGGTGATCTGCTGGAGGTGATCACCGACTGTTCGCAGTCGGTGCATGGCATTCCGGAAGACACCCAGCGCCATGGCTACCATTGCCTGGCGGTGGAGCAGCACGGAGCGCTGTTCCGCTTCCTGATCGAGGTCCCGCTGCTGGGCTGA
- the ispD gene encoding 2-C-methyl-D-erythritol 4-phosphate cytidylyltransferase produces the protein MTTPAFWAVIPAAGIGSRMRADRPKQYLDLAGRSILERTLDCFLGHPRLKGLVVCLAADDPWWPTLPSASNELIQRAEGGRERADSVLNGLLRLTELGAASDDWVLVHDAARPNLARTDLDRLLDELGNDAVGGLLGVPARDTLKRVGADGRVLETIDRSVVWQAYTPQMFRLGALHRALADALVADAAITDEASAMEWAGYAPRMVEGRVDNIKVTTPEDLQRLQRNFAKH, from the coding sequence ATGACCACTCCCGCCTTCTGGGCCGTGATCCCGGCCGCTGGCATCGGTTCGCGGATGCGCGCCGACCGCCCCAAGCAATACCTCGACCTTGCCGGTCGCAGCATTCTCGAACGTACCCTCGACTGTTTCCTTGGCCATCCCCGGCTCAAGGGCCTGGTGGTGTGCCTGGCCGCTGACGATCCCTGGTGGCCGACCCTGCCCAGCGCCTCCAATGAGCTGATCCAGCGTGCTGAAGGCGGCCGCGAGCGCGCCGATTCCGTGCTCAATGGCTTGCTGCGCCTGACTGAACTCGGCGCTGCTTCCGACGATTGGGTGCTGGTGCATGACGCCGCCCGACCGAACCTGGCGCGTACCGATCTCGACCGCCTGCTGGATGAGCTGGGCAATGACGCGGTAGGTGGCCTGCTCGGCGTGCCCGCGCGGGATACTCTGAAGCGCGTCGGCGCCGACGGCCGCGTGCTCGAAACCATCGACCGTAGCGTGGTCTGGCAGGCCTACACCCCGCAGATGTTCCGCCTGGGCGCGCTGCACCGCGCGCTTGCCGACGCGCTGGTGGCCGACGCGGCCATCACCGACGAAGCCTCGGCCATGGAGTGGGCGGGCTATGCGCCGCGCATGGTGGAAGGACGGGTGGACAACATCAAGGTCACCACTCCGGAAGACCTGCAGCGCTTGCAGCGTAACTTCGCCAAGCACTGA
- the ftsB gene encoding cell division protein FtsB — protein sequence MRLRSPYWLFVVLILALAGLQYRLWVGDGSLAQVRDLQKQIADQQGENERLLERNRILEAEVAELKKGTETVEERARHELGMVKDKETLYQLAQ from the coding sequence TTGAGGTTACGTAGCCCTTATTGGCTGTTCGTCGTGCTGATTCTGGCGCTGGCCGGCTTGCAGTATCGCCTGTGGGTAGGTGATGGCAGCCTGGCGCAGGTGCGCGACCTGCAAAAGCAGATCGCCGACCAGCAGGGCGAGAACGAGCGCCTGCTCGAACGTAACCGCATCCTCGAGGCCGAAGTGGCCGAGCTCAAGAAAGGCACCGAGACGGTCGAGGAACGTGCCCGCCACGAGCTCGGCATGGTCAAGGACAAGGAAACCCTCTACCAGCTCGCGCAATGA
- the eno gene encoding phosphopyruvate hydratase: MAKIVDIKGREVLDSRGNPTVEADVILDNGIVGSACAPSGASTGSREALELRDGDKSRYLGKGVLKAVANINGPIRDLLLGKDAADQKGLDHAMIDLDGTENKGKLGANAILAVSLAAAKAAAQAKGVPLYAHIADLNGTPGQYSMPVPMMNIINGGEHADNNVDIQEFMVQPVGAKNFADALRMGAEIFHHLKAVLKARGLNTAVGDEGGFAPNLASNEDALAAIAEAVANAGYKLGEDVTLALDCASSEFFKDGQYDLEGEGKVFSAEGFADYLAGLTQRYPIISIEDGMDESDWAGWKVLTDKIGEKVQLVGDDLFVTNTKILKRGIEEKIGNSILIKFNQIGSLTETLEAIQMAKAAGFTAVISHRSGETEDSTIADLAVGTAAGQIKTGSLCRSDRVSKYNQLLRIEEQLGAKAPYRGRAEFRG, encoded by the coding sequence ATGGCAAAGATCGTCGACATCAAGGGCCGTGAGGTCCTGGACTCCCGCGGCAACCCGACCGTTGAAGCGGACGTGATCCTGGACAACGGCATCGTCGGCAGCGCCTGCGCCCCGTCCGGTGCATCCACCGGTTCCCGTGAGGCTCTCGAACTGCGCGATGGCGACAAGAGCCGTTACCTGGGCAAGGGCGTGCTGAAGGCCGTGGCCAACATCAACGGCCCGATCCGCGACTTGCTGCTGGGCAAGGACGCGGCTGACCAGAAAGGTCTGGATCACGCGATGATCGATCTCGACGGCACCGAGAACAAAGGCAAGCTGGGCGCCAACGCCATCCTGGCCGTGTCCCTGGCTGCCGCCAAGGCTGCCGCTCAGGCCAAGGGCGTGCCGCTGTACGCGCACATCGCTGATCTGAACGGCACCCCGGGCCAGTACTCCATGCCGGTTCCGATGATGAACATCATCAACGGCGGCGAGCACGCCGATAACAACGTCGACATCCAGGAGTTCATGGTTCAGCCGGTTGGCGCCAAGAACTTCGCCGACGCGCTGCGCATGGGCGCCGAAATCTTCCATCACCTCAAAGCCGTGCTGAAGGCCCGTGGCCTGAACACCGCCGTGGGTGACGAAGGTGGCTTCGCGCCGAACCTGGCTTCCAACGAAGATGCCCTGGCCGCCATCGCCGAAGCCGTCGCCAACGCTGGCTACAAGCTGGGCGAAGACGTGACCCTGGCCCTGGACTGCGCCTCCTCCGAGTTCTTCAAGGACGGCCAGTACGACCTCGAAGGCGAAGGCAAGGTGTTCAGCGCCGAAGGTTTCGCCGACTACCTGGCCGGCCTGACCCAGCGCTACCCGATCATCTCCATCGAAGACGGCATGGACGAGTCCGACTGGGCTGGCTGGAAAGTCCTGACCGACAAGATCGGTGAGAAGGTGCAACTGGTCGGTGACGACCTGTTCGTGACCAACACCAAGATCCTCAAGCGCGGCATCGAAGAGAAAATCGGCAACTCGATCCTGATCAAGTTCAACCAGATCGGCTCGCTGACCGAGACCCTGGAAGCCATCCAGATGGCCAAGGCCGCCGGCTTCACCGCGGTGATCTCGCACCGTTCGGGCGAAACCGAGGACAGCACCATCGCTGACCTGGCCGTCGGCACCGCCGCTGGTCAGATCAAGACTGGCTCCCTGTGCCGCTCCGACCGCGTTTCCAAGTACAACCAGCTGCTGCGCATCGAAGAGCAACTGGGCGCCAAGGCGCCGTACCGTGGTCGCGCGGAATTCCGCGGCTGA
- the kdsA gene encoding 3-deoxy-8-phosphooctulonate synthase: protein MTQKIIRVGDIQIGNDLPFVLFGGMNVLESRDLAMQVCEEYVTVTQKLGIPYVFKASFDKANRSSITSFRGPGMEEGLKIFEEIKKTFNVPVITDVHEPYQAAPVAEVCDIIQLPAFLSRQTDLVVAMAKTNAVINIKKAQFLAPQEMKHILRKCEEAGNDQLILCERGSSFGYNNLVVDMLGFGIMKQFEYPVFFDVTHALQMPGGRADSAGGRRAQVTDLAKAGMSQGLAGLFLEAHPDPENAKCDGPCALRLNKLEPFLSQLKQLDDLVKSFPTIETA, encoded by the coding sequence ATGACCCAGAAGATCATCCGCGTCGGTGATATCCAGATCGGCAACGACCTGCCGTTCGTGCTGTTCGGCGGCATGAACGTGCTGGAGTCGCGCGACCTGGCGATGCAGGTCTGCGAAGAGTACGTGACGGTTACCCAGAAACTGGGCATCCCCTACGTATTCAAGGCCAGCTTCGACAAGGCCAACCGTTCCTCGATCACCTCGTTCCGTGGTCCAGGCATGGAAGAGGGGCTGAAGATCTTCGAAGAGATCAAGAAGACCTTCAACGTACCGGTCATCACCGATGTGCATGAGCCCTACCAGGCCGCTCCGGTGGCCGAGGTCTGCGACATCATCCAGCTGCCGGCCTTCCTGTCCCGGCAGACCGACCTGGTCGTGGCCATGGCCAAGACCAACGCGGTGATCAACATCAAGAAGGCCCAGTTCCTCGCGCCGCAGGAGATGAAGCACATCCTGCGCAAGTGCGAGGAGGCGGGTAACGACCAGCTGATCCTCTGCGAGCGTGGCTCCTCCTTCGGGTACAACAACCTGGTGGTGGACATGCTCGGCTTCGGCATCATGAAGCAGTTCGAGTACCCGGTGTTCTTCGACGTGACCCACGCCCTGCAGATGCCGGGCGGTCGCGCCGATTCCGCCGGCGGCCGCCGCGCCCAGGTCACCGACCTGGCCAAGGCCGGCATGAGCCAAGGTCTGGCCGGCCTGTTCCTGGAGGCCCACCCGGACCCTGAGAACGCGAAATGCGACGGCCCGTGCGCCCTGCGCCTGAACAAGCTCGAGCCTTTCCTGTCCCAGCTCAAGCAGCTGGACGACCTGGTCAAGAGTTTCCCCACCATCGAGACCGCCTGA
- a CDS encoding CTP synthase has product MTRYIFVTGGVVSSLGKGIASASLAAILEARGLKITMLKLDPYINVDPGTMSPFQHGEVFVTHDGAETDLDLGHYERFVRTTMTQNNNFTTGRVYMDVLRKERRGDYLGATVQVIPHITDEIKRRIIKGAGDADVALVEVGGTVGDIESQPFLEAIRQLRVEIGSRRAMLMHLTLVPYIATAGETKTKPTQHSVKELRSIGLQPDILVCRSDHPVDVSSRRKIALFTNVEERAVISLEDVDTIYRIPSVLHAQGVDDFVVERFGLECGPADLSEWDRVVDAKLNPEREVTIAMVGKYMELLDAYKSLIEAMTHAGIQSRTKVNLRYIDSEDIEQQGTSLLEGADAILVPGGFGLRGVEGKITAVQYARENKVPYLGICLGMQVAVIEYARNVLGWTDANSTEFDKSSGHPVVGLITEWQDATGATEVRTEASDLGGTMRLGAQECLLQAGTLVHDCYGKDVIVERHRHRYEVNNNLRPQLEAAGLKISGRSGDGALVEVVEAPDHPWFVACQFHPEFTSTPRDGHPLFSGFVNAALKQAGKA; this is encoded by the coding sequence ATGACGCGCTACATCTTCGTCACGGGTGGTGTTGTTTCTTCATTGGGGAAAGGCATCGCCTCGGCTTCCTTGGCTGCCATTCTGGAAGCGCGTGGCTTGAAGATCACGATGCTCAAGCTGGACCCCTATATCAACGTCGATCCGGGCACCATGAGCCCGTTCCAGCACGGTGAGGTGTTCGTCACCCACGACGGCGCTGAGACCGACCTCGACCTGGGCCACTACGAGCGTTTCGTGCGCACCACGATGACCCAGAACAACAACTTCACTACCGGCCGCGTCTACATGGACGTGCTGCGCAAGGAGCGCCGCGGCGACTACCTGGGCGCCACCGTGCAGGTGATCCCGCACATCACCGACGAGATCAAGCGTCGCATCATCAAGGGCGCCGGCGATGCCGACGTGGCCCTGGTGGAAGTCGGTGGCACCGTGGGTGACATCGAGTCGCAACCCTTCCTCGAGGCCATCCGCCAGCTGCGCGTGGAAATCGGTTCGCGCCGCGCCATGCTGATGCACCTCACGCTGGTCCCGTACATCGCCACCGCCGGCGAAACCAAGACCAAGCCGACCCAGCACTCGGTCAAGGAGCTGCGCTCCATCGGCCTGCAGCCGGACATCCTGGTCTGCCGCTCCGATCATCCGGTGGACGTGTCCTCCCGCCGCAAGATCGCCCTCTTCACCAACGTGGAAGAGCGCGCGGTCATCTCGCTGGAAGACGTCGACACCATCTACCGCATTCCGTCCGTACTGCACGCCCAGGGCGTCGATGACTTCGTCGTCGAGCGCTTCGGCCTGGAGTGCGGCCCGGCCGACCTGTCCGAATGGGACCGCGTGGTCGACGCCAAGCTCAACCCCGAGCGTGAAGTCACCATCGCCATGGTCGGCAAGTACATGGAACTGCTCGATGCGTACAAGTCGCTGATCGAAGCCATGACCCACGCCGGCATCCAGAGCCGCACCAAGGTCAACCTGCGCTACATCGACTCCGAAGACATCGAGCAGCAGGGCACCAGCCTGCTCGAAGGCGCCGACGCCATCCTGGTTCCGGGCGGCTTCGGCCTGCGCGGCGTGGAAGGCAAGATCACCGCCGTGCAGTACGCCCGTGAGAACAAGGTTCCGTACCTGGGCATCTGCCTGGGCATGCAGGTGGCCGTCATCGAGTACGCCCGCAACGTGCTGGGCTGGACCGATGCCAACTCCACCGAGTTCGACAAGTCCAGCGGCCACCCGGTCGTCGGCCTGATCACCGAATGGCAGGACGCCACCGGCGCCACCGAAGTGCGCACCGAGGCTTCCGACCTGGGCGGCACCATGCGCCTGGGCGCCCAGGAATGCCTGCTGCAGGCCGGCACTCTGGTGCACGACTGCTACGGCAAGGACGTGATCGTCGAGCGTCACCGCCACCGTTACGAAGTGAACAACAACCTGCGTCCGCAACTGGAAGCCGCCGGCCTGAAGATTTCCGGCCGCTCCGGTGACGGCGCGCTGGTCGAAGTGGTCGAGGCTCCGGATCATCCGTGGTTCGTTGCCTGCCAGTTCCACCCGGAATTCACTTCCACCCCGCGTGATGGTCACCCGCTGTTCAGCGGCTTCGTCAACGCTGCGCTGAAGCAAGCCGGGAAGGCCTGA
- the tilS gene encoding tRNA lysidine(34) synthetase TilS — protein sequence MSLDSLSLENRLLAALAPWRCAPAWRVALSGGLDSTVLLHLLVQLARREPLPPISAIHVHHGLQAVADAWPEHCQRFCDVLGVPLRVEYVRVDDGASLERAAREARYAAFTAMLGAGECLLTGQHRDDQVETVLFRLFRGSGVRGLAGMSACRPLGAGLLLRPLLGVSRDEIERYARSHGLAWVEDPSNACDDYDRNYLRNQVLPVIARRWPAASETIARSAEHLAEADDLLAELAQSDLIAADQQRHYRGMPLPSLAIAPLSSLSESRQRNALRHWFASLARLPDSAHWAGWRDLRDARADAEPVWRLADGELRRANGRLWWLSHAWLAFAPQAQPWVDASQSLALPGNGSLHFEGEPPLGLLEVRYRQGGEVLALPSRGRRDLKRLLNEAGIPAFLRGRLPLLWRADELLGVALLPELRAEECPSWTLCWVPPTNDSGLS from the coding sequence ATGTCCCTTGACTCCTTGTCTCTGGAAAACCGACTTCTAGCTGCGCTTGCACCCTGGCGCTGCGCGCCGGCGTGGCGCGTGGCATTGTCTGGTGGGCTTGATTCCACCGTTCTCCTGCATCTGTTGGTACAACTCGCTCGTCGCGAGCCGTTGCCGCCGATTTCTGCCATTCATGTCCATCACGGCCTGCAGGCTGTCGCCGACGCCTGGCCGGAGCACTGTCAGCGGTTTTGCGATGTGCTGGGTGTGCCGTTGCGCGTCGAATATGTGCGGGTGGACGACGGCGCCAGTCTGGAGCGGGCCGCTCGGGAGGCTCGCTATGCTGCATTCACGGCGATGCTGGGAGCAGGGGAGTGCCTGCTGACCGGGCAGCACCGTGACGACCAGGTGGAGACCGTACTGTTCCGCCTGTTCCGTGGCTCTGGTGTGCGCGGTCTGGCGGGGATGTCTGCCTGCCGTCCACTGGGAGCCGGGCTCCTGCTGCGCCCGCTGTTGGGCGTCTCCCGCGACGAGATTGAGCGCTATGCCCGCAGCCACGGTCTGGCCTGGGTGGAGGACCCCTCCAATGCCTGCGACGATTACGACCGCAATTACCTGCGCAACCAGGTGCTACCGGTTATTGCGCGCCGCTGGCCAGCGGCGAGTGAAACTATCGCCCGCAGTGCCGAACATCTGGCGGAGGCCGACGATCTGCTGGCGGAGTTGGCGCAATCCGACCTGATAGCGGCGGACCAACAGAGGCATTACCGGGGGATGCCACTACCTTCCCTGGCGATCGCGCCGCTGTCCTCCCTGAGCGAGTCGCGCCAGCGCAATGCCCTGCGCCATTGGTTCGCCTCTCTCGCGCGCTTGCCCGACAGCGCGCACTGGGCCGGCTGGCGGGATCTGCGTGATGCCCGGGCGGACGCAGAACCGGTCTGGCGCCTCGCCGACGGTGAGCTGCGCCGCGCCAATGGCCGGCTCTGGTGGCTCTCGCATGCTTGGCTGGCCTTCGCACCGCAAGCGCAGCCCTGGGTGGATGCTTCTCAATCATTGGCGCTGCCCGGAAATGGCTCGTTGCACTTCGAGGGCGAGCCGCCGCTCGGGCTGCTGGAGGTCCGTTACCGGCAGGGCGGGGAGGTCCTGGCATTACCCAGCCGTGGCCGCCGCGATCTCAAGCGCCTGCTCAACGAGGCCGGCATTCCGGCCTTTCTCCGTGGCCGCCTGCCGCTGCTCTGGCGAGCCGACGAACTGCTGGGAGTGGCGCTGTTGCCGGAGCTGCGAGCCGAGGAATGCCCGTCATGGACCCTGTGCTGGGTACCTCCGACGAATGACTCGGGTTTGAGCTGA
- the accA gene encoding acetyl-CoA carboxylase carboxyl transferase subunit alpha encodes MNPNFLDFEQPIADLHAKIEELRLVGNDNALNITDEISRLQEKSKALTENIFGNLSSWQIAQLARHPRRPYTLDYIEHIFTEFEELHGDRHFADDAAIVGGVARLEDQPVMIIGHQKGREVREKVRRNFGMPRPEGYRKACRLMEMAERFKMPILTFIDTPGAYPGIDAEERGQSEAIAWNLRVMARLKTPIIATVIGEGGSGGALAIGVCDQLNMLQYSTYAVISPEGCASILWRTAEKAPEAAEAMGITASRLKDLGIVDNIIPEPLGSAHRDPAAMSQSIRKALLGQLDVLKQLSTEELLARRYERLMSYGVA; translated from the coding sequence ATGAACCCGAATTTTCTCGATTTCGAACAGCCCATTGCCGACCTGCACGCCAAGATCGAAGAGCTGCGCCTGGTCGGTAACGACAACGCCCTGAACATCACCGACGAAATCTCCCGTCTGCAGGAGAAGAGCAAGGCGCTGACCGAGAACATCTTCGGTAACCTGTCCAGCTGGCAGATCGCCCAGCTCGCGCGTCATCCGCGTCGCCCCTACACCCTCGATTACATCGAACACATCTTCACCGAGTTCGAAGAGCTGCACGGCGACCGTCATTTCGCCGATGACGCGGCTATCGTCGGTGGCGTTGCCCGTCTGGAAGACCAGCCGGTGATGATCATCGGTCACCAGAAGGGCCGCGAAGTGCGCGAGAAGGTACGCCGCAACTTCGGCATGCCGCGTCCGGAAGGCTACCGCAAGGCCTGCCGCCTGATGGAAATGGCCGAGCGCTTCAAGATGCCGATCCTGACCTTTATCGACACCCCGGGCGCCTATCCGGGCATCGATGCCGAAGAGCGCGGCCAGAGCGAGGCTATCGCCTGGAACCTGCGTGTCATGGCGCGCCTGAAGACCCCGATCATCGCCACCGTGATTGGCGAAGGCGGTTCCGGCGGCGCACTGGCTATTGGCGTGTGCGACCAGTTGAACATGCTGCAGTACTCCACCTACGCGGTGATCTCGCCCGAGGGTTGCGCCTCGATCCTCTGGCGTACCGCCGAGAAGGCGCCGGAAGCCGCTGAGGCCATGGGCATCACCGCCAGCCGCCTGAAGGACCTGGGCATCGTCGACAACATCATCCCCGAGCCGCTGGGCAGCGCCCACCGCGACCCGGCCGCGATGTCCCAGTCGATCCGCAAGGCCCTGCTCGGCCAGTTGGATGTTCTCAAGCAACTGAGCACCGAAGAGCTGCTGGCGCGCCGCTACGAGCGCCTGATGAGCTACGGCGTCGCCTGA